One Terriglobia bacterium genomic window, GGCGAGATACTGTTGATGATTGGCGGCGGCAATTGCACGTAGGCCGTTACACCAAACGGTAGTATTTGCGAGGCGCCGCCACCCGGCTGGGGATTGAACACCTGCAGGGAATACTGACCGGAGCACATCACAGAAATATTAATGACCGCTTCGTGGGAGCTGACGACGTTCGCAGCGGTTGCTCCTGAGCCCTCAACCTGGCCACCTTGCACCGGCACGGCCGATATACTGACAACAGCGTCGGCAAGGCCGCCTGAGGCAGTCATCGCGGTGATAACGACCTGTGCCGGGTTCGGCACTATCGGAGGCGCCGTGTACAGGCCGGTCGAATCAATTGTCCCGGAAAATGAGCCGCTCGTGGCCATCACCCCCCAGGTCACGTTGTTAACCTGCACACCCGCAACGTATGCCCTGAACTGTTGTTGCGTCGAGACTGCAACTGTCACGGAGTTCGGTACGATGACTAACCCTGGTGTGCAAGGATTTACCAGGGCAAAAATGGAAGCACTGCTGAAATTGGATCCATACGCGATAATCGGTGCGGGATAACTGATCGTCGGGCTGGTTGGATCAAAATTCAAGGGCCCGGCATCGATCTGGGTCAGGATCGGCGTCAGGTTTGATAAGACCAGCGGCACTGAAGCAGATGCCGCGACAAGCGAAGGTTGTGGATTCGAAACCGAAACAGCGAGGATCCCTCCAACCAGCAATGCGGACTGCGGAATGCTTCCTGTAAGCGTTGTCGAACTCACGAAGGTAGTCGGAATGGTCACAATCCCCGCCGGTCCAGTGACGTTTATGACTGCGCCCGGCTGGAAAAAGAATCCGAATACCGTCAATGCAAGCGGGCCGGCGTTGTCGTCCAATCGGACCGGCGCCGCAATCGGGGATATCGACAGGACAACCGGCGCCGGACTCGTGAGATTAATCGTCAGTGCATTCGACGGACCGGCGGTCGGCGGCGGACTCACTACTGTCACATTCAGGACGGCGCTGGTCTGAAGCAACGAGGCCGGAACGGTAGCTGTGAGCTGATTGGCACTGACAAAAGTCGTGGGAAGAGCTGTGGCTTGCACGAATATGGTACTTCCCGGAACAAAGCCTGTTCCCAATACCGAGAAGGTAAATCCGGCGCTGCCGGCAATGAGCGGGGCGGGAACGCCGCTCAATTGCTCGATCGTTGGAGGCGCAGATCCGACCCCGAAATTCTGCGGCGCTGAGGTCACAAACCCGCCGGGTCCCACATTTTCGACAACCACGGTCGTGATGCGTGGAGCCACCAGGCTTTCCGCCGGAATCGTCGCTTGCAGAACCGTCTGGTTTTGCACGACGGTGGCCGTACCTCCCGTCGCGGTCGTTACAGTCACTGAAATTCCTGCCGAGGTCAAACTCGTCGCTACAGGCACGCCGTCAAAAATAATTTCGCTCGTGTTGTTGAAAGGTCCGCCCGCGACGACGATCTGCGTTGCCGGGCTGCCGGCGACCACGCCCGAAGGTTGAACGGCGGTAATCGCCGGACGAATCAAAGTGGCCGTGAAATTATTGCCCCGGCTGCTGGCGGACCCGATGTTCACGGTGATCGAAGCGGGACTCATTGTGTATCCCGGATCGACAGCCTGGACCAGGTATGCGCCCGGAGGCGTCTTCGCAAATTGATAGTTCCCCGAGGCATCCGTAACGGCGGACGTTGTCAACGCACCGCTCAATTGAATACTGGCGCCGGCCAAAGCCACACCATTGTTCGTGACGTTACCGGTAATGAAGAACTTCGTAGCGGCCGGCGGAATATAGTTCGGCTGCGAATGCATTGCCGGCAGATTGGCGAGCACACTGTCGTCGGTCTTGCCCTCGAGGGCTTGAGCCGAAATCGGGGAATCCGAAGAGATATAGATGAATCCGGCAGTCGTGGCTTCCGGCAGGAGCGTCTGAAGCGTTTCGCTGCCCAGAGTTAACGCGGGAATGGTCAGCGATGCCGACGAGGCGCCCGACCCGTCATCCGGAATATTGAGGACCGTCAAATTAGCCGGAACGGCGTTGGAATTCCTGAAAGACAAGCCGGTGAAAACCGACGGATCCGCCGCGCGGGTGCGGTAAGCAAAGTTCGTGCTGGGAGGGTCGGATGGCGTGAAAACGACGATTCCGTTCTGCGATACGCTTGCGACCGCTTCCGCCGCAATAACCGGCGTCTGGCTGCTGACCGTCAGTGATCCCATAATCATGCCGGCCGGAAGCGTAAAGATATTCGGCAGCCCCACGCGCACAGAACCGTTCGCCGGGATCTGCAAATTCGCGGCTGTAGTGTTTGCCACCGGCTGGCCGTTTGAACCATTCAGCGTGATTGTTGCCGTAATCGCCGACCCGGACGGGTTCACGACCTGAACAACTGTCGAATAATCGGCGCCCTGCACGAACACGGGAAACAAGGAGTTTGTCGTCGCGGAGGATGGCGGGACGCCCGGAATCAACGCGAAATCAAGATGAGGACCGACGATTCCCTGATTGTCATCCGAAAAATTCGCAAGGCTGGCCACAACGTAGATGAACTTCGCCGGCCCCAGCACATTCGATAAAGCACGCACTACAACGTGCGAAATCTCCACGTTTTGTGTAAACGCGGATTGCGGAACAAGCGCATTGATGTTCGTCGTCAGGGTGCCGAGCCGGGGCAGAGTCGCCTGTCCGCTTCCCAGGATCGAACCGTCTGTGCCGACAACCAGAATAATGACGGAGGTCGCAACCGGCGACGGGTTCAGGATCGACAGGTTCATGATGCCGTTGTTGGCGGGTCCGAACGGAACATAAAAACTCTCGGACGCCACCGCCGGCGCCATCGTCTCAAAATTGCCCGCACCATCGGAGAGGGTCGCAACGCTGGAGAGCGGCCCGTTCGTAGTGATGAGGAGAGAACCATTAAAAGAGGACAAAGCAAACGACGCAGCGGTATATCGCTGTTGCGTTTCCGCAGGGACTCTCTGAAACGTGTTGACCAGTGTGCCGGAATTGGAATCAACCAGAGTAATCTCCGCGGTCACTGCCTGGGTGCTGAGATTATTCAGGATGAATTCAGACCCCGCCTGACTGTTGAACAGCGGATACACATATTGATTGCTGGCTGTTATGGCCTGCGCAAATCCAGCCGTTGTTGAAGTGAGAAACGATGCGCACGCGAAAACGCTGCATGCTAAAACCCAACCGAGTGTGCGATTGATTCGCGGCATTGGCGTCGACCTTTCTAAGTCCCTGTAAAACCTAACCAAACTCGTCGGACATTAGCTAAAGGGCAAATCGATGTCAAGAAAAGGGGCGCAATTAGTAGCGTAATCGTTCCATAAGTATTGCTAGATTTTGGTGTGTCCCCTCCTTGTTGGAAGCCCAAAGCCCGCCGGCCGTTAACAAGTTTTTACAAGATCACCCGGAGATGCCCCGACTATAATTCGACATGTGGTAGCGCGCGTGAAGTCCAGCATGCTTCTCGCTGGCCTGCCGCTCATCCTTCTTCCCCTTTTAGCAGTGTTGCAATATCGATGGATAGGCGAGGTCAGCGCCGCGGAACGCGACCGGCTGGAGAGCAGCCTTCGTGTGGCATCGGACCACTTCGCCTCGGATTTCGATGCGGAACTGACGCGCCTCGCCAATGGTTTTCAGATTCGCGACGGCTTTCCGGACAGTGCCGAGCCGCTGGTCGAGCGTTACCAGACATGGTCCGCGACAGCGCCCTATCCGCGGATTGTCCGCAATCTTTATCTGTTGAAAACCAATACGAACAGTGAACCCGAGTTGAATCGGATCGATCTTCAGTCCGGTGAAATGACGCCGGAGCCTTTACCGAAGGAACTACGCGGGATAGGCGATCGATTCCGCCCGGGAACCATCGCGCCGCTTTCACAGGACTCGATGTTTCTGGTCATGATGATTTTCCGGCGCGGCCGTGCGTTTGGAACGCGGCCGGACGACAACCGTTCAAAAACTTCGGATGACTTTGCGCGCACTCCGCGTTTCGGGCGCGGGGGCCGCGGGGGCCGCGGCGGCCGTGGCTCCGGAGGACCCGGCGCGGGCGGTCCGGGAGGACCCGCCGGCCCCTCCGACGGCGCCGTCGTCATGGAATTGGATCGCGAGGTCATTGTCAGAGACCTGATTCCGGCACTTGTCGAAAAACACTTCTCGACACACGACGATCCGGCATATCGCATTGCAGTCGTCAGCCACGGCGACGTGCCGCGTGTCGTGTACTCGTCGGCCGGCGAGTGGAAGCCCGAAGAACTCGCCACACCGGATGCCCAACTGAGCCTGTTCGGGACGCCGCCGGCACCCCCCGCGTCCGGAGGACCGGGCTCTCAAGGCAGCAGGCGGAACCGGCCCAACCGCGGTCCGGGACCGCTTGCGCGGAACGGGTTTCCGGGCTCTCTGATCAGCCAACCCTGGACGCTGCTGGCCAAGCATCGCGCCGGCTCTCTCGAACGGGCTGTCGCGCAGGACCGCACGCGCGGCCTCGCCATCAGTTTTGGAATACTGCTGGTGCTGGCCGCAGGCCTGATCACCGTCGTCA contains:
- a CDS encoding HAMP domain-containing sensor histidine kinase — protein: MLLAGLPLILLPLLAVLQYRWIGEVSAAERDRLESSLRVASDHFASDFDAELTRLANGFQIRDGFPDSAEPLVERYQTWSATAPYPRIVRNLYLLKTNTNSEPELNRIDLQSGEMTPEPLPKELRGIGDRFRPGTIAPLSQDSMFLVMMIFRRGRAFGTRPDDNRSKTSDDFARTPRFGRGGRGGRGGRGSGGPGAGGPGGPAGPSDGAVVMELDREVIVRDLIPALVEKHFSTHDDPAYRIAVVSHGDVPRVVYSSAGEWKPEELATPDAQLSLFGTPPAPPASGGPGSQGSRRNRPNRGPGPLARNGFPGSLISQPWTLLAKHRAGSLERAVAQDRTRGLAISFGILLVLAAGLITVVISSQRAHILSKLQMEFAAGVSHELRTPLAVIRSAAYNLRSGVVRDKEGIEQYAAIVQEEARRLSDMVEEVLLYSETQSGRKKYKLEPIDVNEVIDRALTNISSAIDLEKCEFSTRIDPDLPPVKADPAGLTQCIQNLLSNAFKYGKNGDKLHIDIVGQKDSGENEVRLSLADRGPGIDVADQRHLFEPFYRGEHIESNVPGNGLGLHLVKRIMQAQGGRVTFSPAPDGGACFTLHIPIAS
- a CDS encoding carboxypeptidase regulatory-like domain-containing protein gives rise to the protein MPRINRTLGWVLACSVFACASFLTSTTAGFAQAITASNQYVYPLFNSQAGSEFILNNLSTQAVTAEITLVDSNSGTLVNTFQRVPAETQQRYTAASFALSSFNGSLLITTNGPLSSVATLSDGAGNFETMAPAVASESFYVPFGPANNGIMNLSILNPSPVATSVIILVVGTDGSILGSGQATLPRLGTLTTNINALVPQSAFTQNVEISHVVVRALSNVLGPAKFIYVVASLANFSDDNQGIVGPHLDFALIPGVPPSSATTNSLFPVFVQGADYSTVVQVVNPSGSAITATITLNGSNGQPVANTTAANLQIPANGSVRVGLPNIFTLPAGMIMGSLTVSSQTPVIAAEAVASVSQNGIVVFTPSDPPSTNFAYRTRAADPSVFTGLSFRNSNAVPANLTVLNIPDDGSGASSASLTIPALTLGSETLQTLLPEATTAGFIYISSDSPISAQALEGKTDDSVLANLPAMHSQPNYIPPAATKFFITGNVTNNGVALAGASIQLSGALTTSAVTDASGNYQFAKTPPGAYLVQAVDPGYTMSPASITVNIGSASSRGNNFTATLIRPAITAVQPSGVVAGSPATQIVVAGGPFNNTSEIIFDGVPVATSLTSAGISVTVTTATGGTATVVQNQTVLQATIPAESLVAPRITTVVVENVGPGGFVTSAPQNFGVGSAPPTIEQLSGVPAPLIAGSAGFTFSVLGTGFVPGSTIFVQATALPTTFVSANQLTATVPASLLQTSAVLNVTVVSPPPTAGPSNALTINLTSPAPVVLSISPIAAPVRLDDNAGPLALTVFGFFFQPGAVINVTGPAGIVTIPTTFVSSTTLTGSIPQSALLVGGILAVSVSNPQPSLVAASASVPLVLSNLTPILTQIDAGPLNFDPTSPTISYPAPIIAYGSNFSSASIFALVNPCTPGLVIVPNSVTVAVSTQQQFRAYVAGVQVNNVTWGVMATSGSFSGTIDSTGLYTAPPIVPNPAQVVITAMTASGGLADAVVSISAVPVQGGQVEGSGATAANVVSSHEAVINISVMCSGQYSLQVFNPQPGGGASQILPFGVTAYVQLPPPIINSISPGSVSMSSPAFTLTINGSGFEAGAVVSFGSSTLVPSSITPAIITVSIPAFLLGQAGVIPAGQSGIIPVVVTNPDTSGSTNRVLFSVKNP